A segment of the Juglans regia cultivar Chandler chromosome 15, Walnut 2.0, whole genome shotgun sequence genome:
TGCTGCTTGTGCTTCTCTGTTCTTCCTTTTCTCATGTCTACCTCCGTTGATCCTCTTATTGTTGGCCGAGTGATTGGCGATGTTGTTGACATGTTTGTGCCTACGGCAAATATGTCTGTCTACTTTGGCCCCAAGCATGTCACAAACGGATGCGATGTCAAACCATCTGCAGCCACCAATCCTCCAAAAATGACTCTCTCTGGGAACTCGGACGAGCTGTATACCCTGGTCTGATCTGCCTGCATGCATGAGTCTTTAATCATGTTGATGATCTAAGTGACtgttttatcttttcatttGTTTGTGCTTGGATATATATTCTTGTAAAGGATGGTTTTTCATGCAGGTTATGACTGATCCTGATGCTCCTAGTCCTAGCGAGCCCAGCATGCGAGAATGGGTCCATTGGTTAGACAAGATCATGAGCCccctcaattttttatttctctggctagttttgtattttcatttccttctttctttggTTCAAATATTTTCATGCAATTCTTTTGTGTTTTCAGGATTGTTGTTGACATTCCCGGTGGAAAAAACCCAACTCGAGGTAGACACCAAAACTCTGTAGACTGACTTTCTTTCTTGTGTTTcctttttcagttttatttcTGAGATCCAAATAAAGGCATATATTGAACGTTTCAATCTTCTCTCTCCCCACTCCccaaaaacatgcatgcatgcactcgAGTTGGTCAAGTTCATAGAATTCTCTGTCTCTTCTGAATAACCAGCTGCTGTACTCGGGGCTGCTTGTCTCAGATACTAATGGTAGAATGACATGGGGAATGGATGGCTGCCGCTGTAACCGCAGTGTTAAATAAGCAATTTCATCCCTGACAACTAGATCAGTGGTCATCCTTCCTCGATAGGGTCACAAAGAATCTTCTGCACCTCTTTTTCCACGCAAAATCAACATGCATATGAATGAATGTCTTTCGTCGATCTAGGATGTTTCTGATTTCAGAAAATCGAAATCATCAGGGCTACATCACATCCATGATGTGCCCCTAGCTAGTCTTGAAAAAAATGCTTGTGCCAATTGCTTATTAACAACTGTCACAACTCTCAAGCCGCAGAATTTGCAAAATGGGCAAAAGTATGTATGATTTTTGCACGCACCATGCCTGATTCTGGCTCTGATCACCACGTGGTGCAAATTAAATATGTTCTATCATGAacattgtgtgtatatatatatatatatgctttcacTGATCTGTTTCTAAccaatatctgaaaatattttttcacctttttttatttttgctttcaaATAAATTGCATGCAAGATTGTGGACGACACGTGTTGGGCACATAATCTGCCTAAGCATGGTTCCACTTTTCATAGTCAAACGATCGACATGTAGCAACGTGGGGTCCTTTGAGCCCAGATGGCATATATCTAGATGTTCCACGTGGTAAACATGTAGAGGCCCCACTAAGAAATTTCCAAAATAAGTTCGCTAAATATAAcgcagaaaaacaaaagaaacgtAAACTGATTTTGAGGATGCTGTAACTTATCTTCAAAAACTGAGAATATTATTGTCTTTGCAGGGAAGGAGATACTGCCATATGTAGGGCCACGACCACCAATCGGAATCCATCGCTACATACTGGTGCTGTTCCGACAGAGGGCTCCTCTTGGGCATGTTGACCAGCCAACCTCGCGTGCAAACTTCAGTACCCGCATCTTCGCAGGGCAGCTGGATTTGGGTTTGCCGGTGGCAACTGTTTACTTCAACTCCCAGAAAGAGCCAGCGAACAGGAGGCGCTGAGCAGTGGCAATATCGCATTCATGGTGTCATATATCCATAGAGAGATTAGCCATGATCgatgaaataatattaattagaagtatcttttttaagtttttgtttgaCGAACGTAGTAGTACTGTGGGTCGACTCTCTTCCTTCCTTtggtttgtgttttttggtgtaGGAGGGAGGAGGAAGTGAAGTGCCCATTAATTATCGGTCGTTTTTTCCGGCCATTAATATATGTTAGAACTATATATGCTTTTGTGGTTCTTTGCTATtggaattattattaatattgatgcTTGTTTTGTCTATGTATTTGTTGTTTCATAACTTCATACGATACAACAAATACGAATTAGTATCGTACgaagatatattaatttataaatttatttttatgagattttttcgTAACCGTAGTACttctctattttaaaattagtcattaaattttaacgaataaaaattatttttttaaattttttaactattatatacaataaaaaaatttatgatataaaataaagatcGTGTCCCCTAAACCGAAAGCTCATGTCTGCTCCAAAAGCTCATGTCAGTGATGCTTTTGCTGCAGCATGCTATGCTTTAATTGGAGGATTGTAACTGTGCCATGAATGGTGACTCAACCAAGTGATTTTTGAGGGAGATGCTAAAGTAGCAATTGAGTCTGTTAATACTTCCAAAGCTGATTGTTCTTGGAAGGGGCCGTTGATTGATGATATTCAGTTCATTCTATCAAGGCATGCAAGGTGGAAACTGAGTTTTGTTAAAAGGAGCGGCAACAAGGCAGTTCTGTTCGGCTTGAAGAAGGCCCTCCAGAAGTGATGTCTGCTATTTTATTAGACAAACCATGTATTGATTGATATTGGAGCAAtgaaatttctttcatttcaaaaatatatatatatatatatttggctgtGTATCAACGGATTGGTTTTGCCAATTAAACTGCATAGATTTGAATCAAAGAgaatgtttggtttttgtgaaattAGCTTGAGTGTAGCCCATCTAGCTTGGCAATACATTGGTTTCTCACTAAGAGAACCAATGATCGAATCTCTCCTTAATCCcccatgtattaaaaaaaaaagaaaaagaatacaaCTGGCTTTGCAGCAACATttgtcataaaataataattttatttgaaaatttttacatCACATACTATCTATGgagtataatttaatttgaaagataaattttaaaatttaaatttaacaaatcaaattatattatgtggATGGTATTTGGTGTAAAGGCATTGATCAAATAGCACTACTCGTAATAGAATGtataattttcatgaaaaaGTATGTGATAGAATCATTGGTAGTGAGAGTTGAGGATTTTGTAGCAACAAATTGAGATGATGGAGAAATTGAAGCCCAAAATGCATGGAAAATCATCCTCAATCATACAATACAAGCTTCGGAAAAATTTAGCTTGGGAGGGGCCACAGTTAAAAGGTGTGTCACAATTTGTTGAAAGGCAACCTCCTTATGAGACTCTTTCAATTGCTTCTTTTAACTTTAGTTGCAAGCAGCTTATACATGTTGTTAAATTCCAATAACAATGTAATTGCATGTAAGCCACTAAGATGGTGGACTATAGTTCACTTCTTGGGCTCCATAACTTCACATCGCTCCTTcaaatattgaattaaaattcatataaaacaaGTCAAACTGAGTATAAAAAGATGGTGATTAGGATCAACGTTATTTGAGAGAGAAGTtcttactatttttaataattataatgaacTCCAATTAacactataataaaaataaatatttgtgatggattatttgtgacaaaaacGTACTCATGttgacagaaaataatcatttttgttagaaataactggtcacaaataaacagttttcttgtaataattataactttatataCGAGTCTGACTTATCCATGCCGAGTCCAATATTAGATAGATGGAGTATGATAACGACTATATTAAAGGCGCTTTTGagtgtttatatatatctcACATTAGTTATTTACTAGATGAAACTGCATTTCATAATAAATCGAAGAAAGATTCCTGGCTATGGGATCATGTTCTTGGACG
Coding sequences within it:
- the LOC108980970 gene encoding protein MOTHER of FT and TFL1-like, coding for MSTSVDPLIVGRVIGDVVDMFVPTANMSVYFGPKHVTNGCDVKPSAATNPPKMTLSGNSDELYTLVMTDPDAPSPSEPSMREWVHWIVVDIPGGKNPTRGKEILPYVGPRPPIGIHRYILVLFRQRAPLGHVDQPTSRANFSTRIFAGQLDLGLPVATVYFNSQKEPANRRR